A stretch of the Anaerobaca lacustris genome encodes the following:
- a CDS encoding thiamine pyrophosphate-dependent enzyme — MTTVFKRTPVLKDCPTHYCPGCGHGIAHRLVAEVLDELDIQARTIGIAPVGCAVLAYNYLDVDMIEVAHGRAPAVATGMKRTNPDKIIFSYQGDGDLAAIGTAEIIHAAHRAERITVIFINNAVFGMTGGQMAPTTMLGQVTATTQQGRNPSNGQGYPLQVSEILALLPGTVYVERCALNGVPGIRRTKAAMKHAFQLQMDDAPGLSLVEVLSPCPTYWRMSPAKAMKWIDEQMSQVFPIARLKG, encoded by the coding sequence ATGACTACCGTATTCAAGCGAACCCCTGTTTTGAAGGACTGCCCGACGCACTATTGCCCGGGCTGCGGTCATGGGATCGCCCATCGCCTCGTGGCCGAGGTCCTCGATGAACTCGACATTCAGGCCCGCACGATCGGGATCGCCCCGGTCGGCTGCGCCGTGCTGGCCTACAACTACCTCGACGTGGATATGATCGAGGTCGCTCACGGACGGGCGCCGGCGGTCGCGACGGGAATGAAACGGACCAATCCCGACAAGATCATCTTCTCCTACCAGGGCGACGGCGACCTGGCGGCCATCGGCACCGCCGAGATCATCCACGCCGCCCATCGCGCCGAGCGCATCACAGTGATCTTCATCAACAACGCGGTCTTCGGCATGACGGGCGGCCAGATGGCGCCGACCACCATGCTCGGCCAGGTCACTGCAACCACGCAGCAGGGCCGCAACCCCAGCAACGGCCAGGGCTATCCGCTCCAGGTCTCCGAGATCCTGGCCCTGTTGCCCGGCACGGTGTACGTCGAGCGATGCGCCCTGAACGGGGTGCCCGGCATCCGGCGGACCAAGGCGGCGATGAAACACGCCTTCCAACTGCAAATGGACGACGCGCCGGGCCTGTCGCTCGTGGAGGTCCTCTCGCCGTGCCCGACGTACTGGCGAATGTCGCCGGCGAAAGCCATGAAGTGGATCGACGAGCAGATGAGTCAGGTCTTCCCCATCGCTCGGTTGAAGGGTTGA